A genomic region of Syntrophorhabdus sp. contains the following coding sequences:
- a CDS encoding CoA pyrophosphatase yields the protein MLETIRDRLLTHRPRQIPSDPSLRAATALLLFQRDGDVHCVLTKRTDTVRHHKGEVSFPGGMFEATDRDLEHTAFREVEEEIGVQFGDVEVIGRLDDSWTYSGFVISPFVGVMPYPYEFSTNPREVAYLIFLPYSILKGEEFAPQRRSGEWTSFHYNGDRIWGATCRTLMTFRDIVDNEKL from the coding sequence ATGCTTGAGACCATCAGGGACCGTCTCCTGACCCATCGACCGAGGCAGATACCTTCCGACCCTTCACTGAGGGCCGCAACGGCTCTCCTCCTTTTTCAGCGTGACGGAGACGTCCACTGCGTGCTCACCAAACGCACCGACACCGTGCGGCACCACAAGGGAGAGGTCTCGTTCCCTGGAGGCATGTTCGAGGCAACGGACAGGGACCTTGAACACACGGCTTTCAGGGAGGTCGAGGAAGAGATCGGCGTTCAGTTCGGCGACGTGGAGGTCATCGGCAGGCTCGACGATTCATGGACGTATTCCGGATTCGTTATCTCTCCCTTTGTCGGGGTCATGCCTTACCCCTACGAGTTTTCTACAAACCCCCGGGAGGTGGCCTATCTCATCTTCCTTCCCTACAGCATCCTCAAGGGCGAGGAGTTCGCACCGCAACGCCGGTCAGGAGAGTGGACCTCCTTCCACTATAACGGTGACAGGATATGGGGAGCCACGTGCAGGACCCTCATGACCTTCAGGGACATCGTGGACAATGAGAAACTTTGA
- a CDS encoding AAA family ATPase, with the protein MTIGQEKALRSLDFGLNMDSTGFNVFAIGESGTGKMSTVMYMLRQKAANEEAPADWCYVHNFKDPDSSIALSFGPGKGAVFQKELEEMIKILRLEIPKAFESKEYETQKSKIVDEFQQKQQEYLTRLDTEAKERGFTVKRGPTGVLIVPVKESGELMSKEEFDALDAKARKKLEETGRLFQEKLNDVVRILREAEKIVNEMVIRLDRMVALDIVGPMVDAIQKKYGEQEKVVKYLEDVKEDILTHLDDFKVTEEAPSPLPFLKMPKAETSFTRYAVNVIVNNGESKGAPVVYESNPTYLNLFGRMEYKVQYGMATTDFTMIKAGSLHKANGGYLVIDALELLRNAFSYEALKRALKNGEIRIEDVLEQYRLISTAGLKPEAIPLDVKVVLTGNPYLYYILHAYDEDSRELFKVKADFDSRMERNRENTDKYALYVAQCQKDENLLPFDRTAVARIVEMGSRFADHQGKLSTRFGDIADLIRESHYWAKKEGVDRVSAAHVTRAVKEKIYRVNRIEERLQEMMIEDTLIVNTAGEKVGQVNGLAVLDIGDYAFGKPSRITAKTYMGRAGVVNLERETKMSGKIHEKAILIITSYLGGKYAVNKPISLSASITFEQLYEMVEGDSATCAELYALLSSISGVPLKQSFAVTGSMDQNGDVQPIGGVNQKIEGFFHLCKMRGLDGSQGVIIPKRNTRNLVLSDDVIEAVEKGLFNVYTIDRMEEGLEILTGMPAGEPGTDGTYPEGTLNHLVEKRLTEISEVMEKKKGNGEEGREKKNSNGQ; encoded by the coding sequence TCGGTCAGGAGAAGGCCTTGAGGTCGCTTGACTTCGGCCTCAACATGGACAGCACCGGTTTCAACGTTTTTGCCATCGGCGAGAGCGGTACCGGGAAGATGTCCACGGTGATGTACATGTTGAGGCAAAAGGCGGCCAACGAAGAGGCCCCTGCCGACTGGTGTTATGTCCACAATTTCAAGGACCCCGACAGTTCCATAGCCCTTTCCTTCGGGCCGGGCAAGGGTGCCGTATTCCAGAAGGAGCTCGAGGAGATGATCAAGATCCTCAGGCTCGAGATACCGAAGGCCTTTGAATCCAAGGAATACGAGACCCAGAAGAGCAAGATCGTCGACGAGTTCCAGCAGAAGCAGCAGGAGTATCTCACCCGTCTCGATACGGAGGCGAAGGAGAGGGGTTTCACGGTGAAGCGGGGGCCGACGGGGGTCCTCATCGTTCCCGTCAAAGAGAGCGGGGAACTTATGTCGAAGGAGGAGTTCGACGCCCTCGACGCCAAGGCCAGGAAGAAGCTCGAGGAAACAGGACGTCTCTTTCAGGAGAAACTGAACGACGTGGTCCGTATCCTCCGGGAGGCGGAGAAGATCGTCAACGAAATGGTGATACGCCTTGACAGGATGGTCGCCCTCGATATCGTCGGCCCCATGGTCGATGCCATCCAGAAGAAATACGGAGAGCAGGAGAAGGTCGTCAAATACCTCGAGGATGTGAAAGAGGACATACTGACCCATCTCGACGATTTCAAGGTTACCGAGGAAGCCCCCTCGCCCCTGCCCTTCCTGAAGATGCCGAAGGCGGAGACCTCTTTTACCAGGTACGCTGTCAATGTCATTGTTAACAATGGGGAGAGCAAGGGAGCCCCCGTGGTGTACGAGAGCAACCCAACCTACCTCAACCTCTTCGGCAGGATGGAGTACAAGGTTCAGTACGGCATGGCGACAACGGATTTCACGATGATAAAGGCCGGCTCATTGCACAAGGCGAACGGGGGCTATCTTGTCATCGACGCCCTGGAGCTCCTGAGGAACGCCTTTTCTTACGAGGCATTGAAACGGGCGCTCAAGAATGGGGAGATCCGCATCGAGGACGTGCTGGAGCAATATCGTCTCATCAGCACGGCGGGTCTGAAGCCCGAGGCCATCCCCCTCGACGTGAAGGTCGTCCTCACGGGCAACCCCTACCTTTACTATATCCTCCATGCCTACGACGAGGACTCCCGGGAGCTTTTCAAGGTGAAGGCCGATTTCGACAGCCGCATGGAAAGGAACCGGGAGAACACCGACAAGTACGCGCTCTATGTCGCCCAGTGCCAGAAAGATGAGAATCTTCTTCCCTTCGACAGGACGGCCGTGGCGCGGATCGTGGAGATGGGCTCGCGTTTTGCCGACCATCAGGGCAAGCTCTCGACACGGTTCGGCGACATTGCCGACCTCATACGGGAGTCCCATTACTGGGCAAAGAAGGAGGGTGTCGACCGCGTGAGCGCCGCCCACGTCACTAGGGCCGTCAAGGAGAAGATCTACAGGGTGAACCGCATCGAGGAAAGGCTGCAGGAGATGATGATCGAGGATACCCTCATCGTGAACACGGCAGGGGAGAAGGTGGGGCAGGTGAACGGCCTCGCCGTCCTTGACATCGGCGACTACGCTTTCGGTAAACCGTCCCGTATCACCGCGAAGACCTACATGGGCAGGGCGGGTGTCGTCAACCTCGAGCGGGAGACGAAGATGAGCGGCAAGATCCACGAGAAGGCCATCCTTATCATCACGAGCTATCTCGGCGGGAAGTACGCCGTCAACAAGCCGATAAGCCTCTCCGCGTCGATCACCTTCGAGCAGCTTTACGAGATGGTCGAAGGTGACAGCGCTACCTGCGCCGAGCTCTACGCCCTGCTTTCCTCCATCAGCGGCGTTCCCCTCAAGCAGTCCTTCGCCGTGACGGGCTCCATGGACCAGAACGGGGACGTTCAGCCCATAGGCGGGGTGAACCAGAAGATAGAGGGTTTCTTCCATCTCTGCAAGATGCGCGGCCTCGACGGGTCGCAGGGGGTGATAATCCCGAAACGCAACACACGGAACCTGGTGCTGAGCGACGACGTCATAGAGGCGGTGGAGAAGGGGCTTTTCAACGTATACACCATTGACCGCATGGAGGAAGGCCTCGAGATCCTGACGGGCATGCCGGCCGGCGAACCGGGGACCGACGGGACCTATCCCGAGGGCACACTGAATCATCTCGTGGAAAAGCGCCTCACGGAGATCTCAGAGGTGATGGAGAAGAAGAAGGGCAATGGAGAGGAAGGCCGGGAAAAGAAGAACAGCAACGGTCAGTGA
- a CDS encoding helix-turn-helix transcriptional regulator, which produces MLFAIGKEIRKARRGRKGSQAELARVLGMSRTTIGQIENGTAQDIGARKLIRILEFLGLELRVRPLGAPPTLDELREKEGD; this is translated from the coding sequence ATGCTCTTCGCTATCGGCAAAGAGATCCGGAAGGCACGGAGGGGTCGGAAAGGCTCCCAGGCGGAGCTGGCGAGGGTTCTCGGCATGAGCCGTACCACCATCGGTCAGATCGAGAACGGCACTGCGCAGGACATCGGGGCGAGGAAGCTCATCAGGATCCTTGAATTCCTCGGCCTGGAATTGCGCGTGCGGCCCCTGGGCGCGCCTCCGACACTGGACGAACTCCGTGAAAAGGAGGGCGACTGA
- a CDS encoding type II toxin-antitoxin system HipA family toxin, translated as MADTPSLAVWAADNRSGLLARGPRKECVFAYSPDAGADAQVSLTMPVRLESWVSRDLHPVFQMNLPEGALLEAIRRAIAKVVGEDDLSILRVTGGNQVGRNRFSLPGDESPHIAETPESLDELLTYPDTRELFHELVARYALRSGISGVQPKVLLEASQRGALTSSGYIVKSWGTDYPCLAANEYFCMTAVKRAGLPTPEFFLSDNGGLFIMRRFDVSAGGTPIGFEDMCSLQALGTAQKYSGSYERVARSIRDYVSGDRLMEARERFFATLVLSVMVRNGDAHLKNFGVLYAKPGSSVELAPVYDVVTTTAYIINDVPALTLAGTKKWWPRKVLERFAVTHLLLPVKKISDTFTRASEAVMETRATIPAYISDHPEFREIGERMMGQWEQGVKELTEPVSKTSCLSSDP; from the coding sequence ATGGCTGATACTCCTTCTCTTGCCGTGTGGGCCGCGGACAACAGGTCAGGACTTCTGGCGCGGGGGCCTCGCAAGGAATGCGTGTTCGCCTATTCACCGGATGCCGGTGCCGATGCTCAGGTATCGCTTACGATGCCGGTCCGGCTGGAAAGCTGGGTGAGTCGTGACCTTCACCCTGTATTCCAGATGAACCTGCCGGAGGGGGCGCTGCTGGAAGCGATCCGGCGCGCCATTGCCAAGGTGGTGGGGGAGGATGACCTTTCCATCCTCCGCGTCACAGGGGGAAACCAGGTGGGAAGGAACCGGTTTTCGCTCCCCGGCGACGAGTCGCCGCACATTGCGGAGACACCGGAGTCCCTCGACGAATTGCTCACCTATCCGGACACGAGGGAACTCTTCCATGAACTTGTGGCAAGATATGCCCTGCGTTCCGGGATATCGGGAGTCCAGCCGAAGGTGCTCCTCGAGGCCTCGCAGCGGGGCGCATTGACGTCGTCCGGCTACATCGTGAAGTCCTGGGGGACGGACTACCCCTGCCTGGCCGCCAATGAGTATTTCTGCATGACCGCCGTGAAGCGTGCGGGGCTGCCAACGCCGGAGTTTTTCCTCTCCGACAACGGCGGGCTCTTCATCATGCGCCGCTTCGACGTCTCTGCCGGGGGTACTCCGATCGGATTCGAAGACATGTGCAGCCTTCAGGCGCTCGGCACGGCTCAAAAGTACTCCGGCAGCTACGAAAGGGTGGCAAGGAGCATCCGCGACTACGTCTCCGGTGACCGCCTGATGGAGGCCCGGGAGCGGTTCTTTGCCACGCTTGTCCTGTCGGTGATGGTTCGCAATGGCGACGCCCATCTGAAGAACTTCGGAGTCCTCTACGCCAAACCCGGGAGCTCTGTGGAGCTTGCGCCGGTCTACGACGTCGTCACGACGACGGCATACATTATTAATGATGTACCCGCGCTCACCCTTGCAGGCACGAAGAAATGGTGGCCCCGCAAAGTGCTGGAGCGTTTTGCCGTGACCCATCTCTTGCTGCCCGTGAAAAAGATCTCCGACACATTCACCCGCGCCTCCGAAGCTGTCATGGAGACGAGAGCGACGATCCCGGCTTACATATCGGACCACCCCGAGTTCCGCGAGATCGGCGAGCGCATGATGGGTCAGTGGGAGCAGGGCGTCAAGGAACTGACAGAACCGGTCTCGAAGACCTCCTGCCTTTCGTCTGATCCCTGA
- the hslV gene encoding ATP-dependent protease subunit HslV, translated as MEATTVLCVRHNGGIAIGGDGQVTMNATVMKHTAKKVRKLYSDKCLAGFAGATADAFTLFERFEKKLEQYNGNITRAAVELAKDWRTDRLLRRLEALLIVADSDHTLILSGNGDVIEPDDGIAAIGSGGPYAQAAAKALVKHASLSAVEIVKEAMAIASDICIYTNERVTIEEL; from the coding sequence ATGGAAGCCACGACTGTTTTGTGCGTCAGACACAATGGGGGAATTGCTATTGGAGGCGACGGTCAGGTCACGATGAACGCCACGGTGATGAAGCACACGGCGAAGAAGGTCCGCAAACTCTATAGCGATAAATGCCTGGCCGGTTTTGCCGGTGCCACCGCGGACGCCTTCACCCTCTTCGAGCGCTTCGAGAAGAAACTGGAGCAGTACAACGGCAACATCACGCGGGCGGCCGTGGAGCTCGCCAAGGACTGGAGGACGGACAGGCTCTTGAGGAGACTCGAGGCCCTGCTCATCGTTGCCGACAGTGACCATACGCTCATTCTTTCCGGCAACGGCGACGTCATCGAGCCTGACGACGGCATAGCGGCGATCGGTTCCGGAGGTCCCTACGCGCAGGCGGCGGCGAAGGCGCTCGTCAAGCACGCGTCACTCTCGGCGGTCGAGATCGTGAAGGAAGCCATGGCGATCGCCTCGGACATATGCATCTACACGAATGAAAGGGTAACGATAGAGGAACTTTGA
- a CDS encoding tyrosine recombinase XerC, translating to MDKQTVKVVAKEFYRYLDNEKGAAFNTMRAYRGDVEDFVRFVSEGSFEVVDHETIRAYIVHVYKGLKKSSLARKVSAIKMFFRFMKKKGYIDENTALIIRSPRIEKHLPKFYTIDEMFHFLDFLPRDGWLNMRNRAIFELMYSSGMRASEVLSMDKEDLHLEGMWARVMGKGGKERILPFGEKAKEALEEYLAAVGMMDKFAANKALFINVRGERLTYRGLLKIMKKHQIKAQLFKSLSLHGIRHSFATHMLDNGADLRGIQELLGHSKLSTTQRYTHVSMDKLMEIYDKSHPRR from the coding sequence ATGGACAAGCAAACCGTCAAGGTTGTCGCGAAGGAGTTCTACAGGTATCTCGACAACGAGAAGGGAGCTGCCTTCAACACGATGCGGGCGTACCGCGGCGATGTGGAGGACTTCGTCCGGTTCGTTTCGGAGGGGTCCTTTGAGGTCGTGGACCATGAGACGATCCGGGCGTACATAGTGCACGTATATAAGGGTCTCAAGAAATCGTCACTGGCGCGGAAGGTCTCGGCGATCAAGATGTTCTTCAGGTTCATGAAGAAGAAGGGCTACATCGACGAGAACACGGCCCTTATCATCCGCAGCCCGAGGATAGAGAAACACCTCCCCAAGTTCTACACGATCGACGAGATGTTCCACTTCCTCGATTTCCTGCCCCGGGACGGATGGCTCAATATGCGCAACAGGGCCATCTTCGAGCTCATGTATTCCTCTGGCATGAGGGCGAGCGAGGTCCTCAGCATGGACAAGGAAGACCTTCACCTCGAGGGCATGTGGGCGCGGGTGATGGGCAAAGGCGGCAAGGAAAGGATCCTGCCTTTCGGCGAGAAGGCGAAAGAGGCCCTCGAGGAATACCTGGCCGCGGTGGGGATGATGGACAAGTTTGCGGCGAACAAGGCCCTTTTCATCAATGTGAGGGGCGAGCGCCTCACATACAGGGGCCTGTTGAAGATAATGAAGAAGCACCAGATCAAGGCCCAGCTCTTCAAGAGTCTGTCGCTTCACGGGATCAGGCACTCCTTTGCCACGCACATGCTGGACAACGGGGCCGATCTCAGGGGGATCCAGGAGCTGCTCGGCCATTCCAAGCTCTCCACAACGCAAAGATACACCCATGTCTCCATGGACAAGCTCATGGAGATATACGACAAATCGCATCCCAGAAGGTAA
- the der gene encoding ribosome biogenesis GTPase Der, protein MTKRESLISIVGRPNVGKSTFFNRVIGYRKAITEDTPGVTRDRNYGSFEMGGRSFLLVDTGGFSSSEEDGFSKLIMKQIEASLHESSAVIFLLDGKEGVMPADRDIARMLRRLHKPVYYVVNKMDSKKREEALVDFYELGADTLYPVSAAHGLGIGDLLDDVLKGMEEGEGEETPEGAEDLRVTRIALVGKPNTGKSSLANCILGSERMIVSDIPGTTRDSVDSRIVREGRELVLIDTAGLRKKGKISEKVEEYSVSSAVRSIERADVVNLIVDAAEGPGHQEGSIAHLIISRGKGLCIVINKWDLVKKEFTQEKYRDMVYERIPHASFAPVVFSSAKKGTGIDGILDMDLAVYEQLTTRIGTAPLNKAFADFFARHDISYQKGKQVKIFYASQAKASPPTFVLFSNHPRLVPDHYRKYLENSLREEFGFMGAPIRIVLKKK, encoded by the coding sequence ATGACTAAAAGAGAAAGCCTTATCAGCATAGTGGGGAGACCCAACGTCGGCAAGTCGACCTTCTTCAACAGGGTCATCGGGTATCGCAAGGCCATCACGGAGGACACACCCGGCGTGACGAGAGACCGCAACTACGGTTCCTTCGAAATGGGCGGGAGAAGCTTTCTCCTCGTCGATACGGGGGGTTTCTCCTCGTCGGAAGAGGACGGGTTCTCGAAGCTCATCATGAAGCAGATCGAGGCGTCGCTTCACGAGTCGTCGGCGGTGATATTCCTGCTCGACGGCAAGGAAGGGGTGATGCCCGCCGACCGGGACATCGCCCGGATGCTCAGGCGGCTGCACAAACCCGTCTACTACGTCGTCAACAAGATGGACTCGAAGAAGCGGGAGGAGGCGCTCGTCGATTTTTACGAGCTTGGCGCCGACACCCTCTATCCCGTGAGCGCGGCCCATGGCCTCGGCATAGGCGACCTCCTCGACGATGTCCTGAAAGGGATGGAAGAAGGGGAGGGAGAGGAGACGCCCGAGGGCGCGGAAGATCTCCGCGTCACCCGGATCGCCCTCGTCGGGAAGCCCAACACGGGAAAGTCATCCCTTGCCAACTGCATCCTCGGCTCGGAGAGGATGATCGTCAGCGACATCCCCGGCACCACCCGGGATTCCGTGGATTCCCGGATCGTTCGCGAGGGAAGGGAGCTTGTCCTCATCGACACGGCGGGCTTGAGGAAGAAGGGCAAGATCTCCGAGAAGGTGGAGGAGTATTCCGTGTCGAGTGCGGTGAGGAGCATCGAGCGCGCTGACGTGGTGAACCTCATCGTCGACGCGGCCGAAGGCCCCGGCCATCAAGAAGGGAGCATCGCGCACCTCATCATATCGAGGGGCAAGGGTCTTTGCATCGTCATCAACAAGTGGGACCTCGTGAAGAAGGAGTTCACTCAGGAGAAATACCGCGACATGGTCTACGAGAGGATCCCCCACGCCTCCTTTGCTCCCGTGGTCTTCTCGTCGGCGAAAAAAGGGACCGGGATAGACGGCATCCTCGACATGGACCTTGCCGTCTACGAACAACTGACGACGAGGATCGGCACCGCCCCCCTCAACAAGGCCTTCGCCGATTTCTTTGCCCGCCACGACATCTCCTACCAGAAGGGCAAACAGGTGAAGATATTCTACGCCAGTCAGGCCAAGGCTTCACCGCCGACCTTTGTCCTTTTCTCCAACCACCCGCGCCTCGTCCCCGACCACTACCGGAAGTACCTCGAGAACAGCCTCCGCGAAGAATTCGGCTTCATGGGAGCGCCCATACGGATAGTGCTGAAAAAGAAATGA
- a CDS encoding MFS transporter, with translation MRNFDLKVLLILSLGHLVVDIYQGALPAILPFLKEKLDLTYAMTGMILMASNFTSSILQPVFGYVSDKKAMAYLLPLGLVAAGVGFSVLPFSPYFLLILGLVIISGLGVASYHPEGYKTAHFFTGDRPATGMSVFSVGGNVGFSLGPILSMYIIDLYGFPWLPVIVVPSLLCAAVIVAYRRTIMVPVAVHGEAARREAPKTSSVEYIALAMVILIVVMRSWTQIGLMTYIPFYYIDYLKVDPLYAGKLVFVFLFCGAVGTLLGAPIADRFGHRFFVRLSMFLSTVTLPVMFLPAVEQSPFLFVVLGVQGMLLVSTFSVTIVMAQKLLPTKLGIASGLMVGFAIGTGGVGVTILGLVADHYGVPVALYSISVLPALGFILSMFLRYDD, from the coding sequence ATGAGAAACTTTGACCTCAAGGTGCTCCTTATCCTTTCTCTCGGTCACCTTGTGGTCGATATCTACCAGGGGGCTCTTCCCGCCATTCTGCCTTTTCTGAAGGAGAAACTCGACCTTACCTACGCGATGACGGGCATGATACTCATGGCGTCGAACTTCACGTCCTCCATCCTGCAGCCTGTTTTCGGGTATGTCTCGGACAAAAAGGCCATGGCCTACCTTTTGCCCCTGGGGCTTGTCGCCGCCGGCGTCGGGTTCTCGGTGCTGCCCTTTTCTCCCTATTTCCTCCTCATCCTGGGCCTTGTCATAATAAGCGGCCTGGGAGTGGCATCCTATCATCCCGAGGGTTACAAGACGGCCCATTTTTTCACGGGTGACAGGCCGGCGACGGGCATGTCCGTTTTCTCTGTGGGCGGGAACGTCGGTTTCTCTCTGGGTCCCATCCTTTCCATGTACATCATAGACCTGTACGGATTCCCCTGGCTGCCCGTCATCGTTGTACCCTCTCTCCTGTGCGCCGCGGTCATCGTGGCATACCGGAGGACCATAATGGTGCCCGTGGCTGTCCACGGGGAGGCGGCAAGAAGGGAGGCGCCGAAGACGTCCTCGGTGGAGTACATCGCGCTGGCCATGGTCATCCTCATTGTCGTCATGCGTTCCTGGACCCAGATAGGTCTCATGACGTACATCCCCTTCTACTACATCGACTATCTTAAGGTGGACCCGCTTTACGCCGGGAAGCTCGTCTTCGTTTTCCTTTTCTGCGGTGCCGTCGGGACGCTGCTGGGAGCTCCCATCGCCGACCGGTTCGGCCACCGTTTCTTCGTGCGCCTGTCCATGTTCCTCTCCACGGTGACCCTGCCTGTCATGTTCCTGCCGGCCGTGGAGCAGAGCCCCTTCCTCTTCGTTGTCCTCGGCGTTCAGGGAATGCTCCTTGTTTCCACCTTCTCCGTCACCATCGTCATGGCCCAGAAGCTCCTTCCCACGAAGCTCGGCATCGCGTCGGGACTCATGGTGGGATTTGCCATCGGCACGGGCGGTGTCGGCGTGACCATCCTCGGTCTCGTCGCGGACCACTATGGTGTGCCCGTCGCGTTATATTCGATCTCGGTTTTGCCCGCACTGGGGTTCATACTGAGCATGTTCCTGAGGTACGATGACTAA